From Cellulomonas dongxiuzhuiae, the proteins below share one genomic window:
- a CDS encoding nitrite reductase (NAD(P)H) small subunit yields MTTLDDRATTWLTVCRLRDLAYERGAAALVPDEVAGRPVLTQVALFRLLDDSVLAVQQHDPFSDAHVIARGIVGTRRVGDDDVPTVASPMYKQVFDLRTGVCLDPAGKEPVTGRAPDLRTWAVEVVDGDVRVAVGGGAG; encoded by the coding sequence GTGACGACCCTCGACGACAGGGCCACGACGTGGCTGACCGTGTGCCGGCTGCGCGACCTCGCGTACGAGCGCGGCGCCGCAGCCCTGGTCCCGGACGAGGTCGCCGGCCGGCCCGTCCTCACGCAGGTCGCGCTGTTCCGTCTGCTCGACGACAGCGTGCTCGCGGTCCAGCAGCACGACCCGTTCTCCGACGCGCACGTCATCGCGCGCGGCATCGTCGGCACCCGCCGCGTGGGGGACGACGACGTCCCGACGGTCGCGTCGCCCATGTACAAGCAGGTGTTCGACCTGCGGACCGGCGTCTGCCTGGACCCGGCCGGCAAGGAGCCGGTCACCGGCCGGGCCCCGGACCTGCGGACCTGGGCCGTCGAGGTCGTCGACGGCGACGTGCGCGTGGCCGTGGGCGGGGGTGCCGGGTGA
- the nirB gene encoding nitrite reductase large subunit NirB: MDPRHLVVVGGGMVAQRLVEALRDRDTTGTWRVTVLAEEPRRPYDRVALTSYFSGRSPEDLSLGDPALWDDPLVTLVRGDKAVGIDRDARVVAAESGRTFTYDHLVLATGSYAWVPPMEGADLDGVFVYRTLDDVAALRGYVTGLAEERTVRGVVLGGGLLGLEAAGALDALGVRPTVLQVDTHLMSAQVDLGGGEALRRLVNRLGIGVRTQSRTTRVVPHRRGGVGRVELADGTRLDADVVVVAAGVRPRDELGRGSGLPIGPRGGVVVDDTCLTSDPHVSAVGEVACIQGACIGLVAPGYTMAEVTVDRLLGGGAVYAGADTATKLKLAGVDVASFGDAFARTPGALEVVWADPVGGVYKKLVMSDDARTLLGGVLVGDASAYASLRPMVGRELPGDPAAFLLPEGGAGAPDLELPDDASVCSCNNVSAGTIRHAVGEDGCHDLGAVKACTRAGTSCGSCLPLVKKLMATELGKLGVTVSSALCEHFALSRAQLYDAVRVAGLRTFTEVVERFGTHGRGCDICRPVVASILATTAPAHVLDGERAALQDTNDHVMANLQKDGSYSVVPRMAGGEVTPEGLIAVGEVARDFGLYTKITGGQRVDMFGARIDQLPLIWRRLVDAGFESGHAYGKSLRTVKSCVGSTWCRFGVQDSVALAVMLELRYRGLRSPHKIKLGVSGCARECAEARGKDVGVIATDKGWNVYVGGNGGFTPRHARLLAEDLDTDTLVRTIDRFLLYYVRTADRLQRTAPWIEEVEGGLDGVRAVVVDDALGICADLDEQMARHVEDYEDEWRSTLDDPEKLQRFASFVNAPDVPDPSLAYVPERGQVRPASADERAVLVAGTTLEVRS; this comes from the coding sequence ATGGACCCCCGTCACCTCGTCGTCGTCGGCGGCGGCATGGTGGCGCAGCGCCTCGTCGAGGCGCTGCGCGACCGCGACACCACCGGCACCTGGCGGGTCACGGTGCTGGCGGAGGAGCCGCGTCGGCCGTACGACCGCGTCGCCCTCACCAGCTACTTCTCGGGCCGGTCGCCGGAGGACCTGTCGCTCGGCGACCCGGCGCTGTGGGACGACCCGCTCGTCACGCTCGTGCGCGGCGACAAGGCCGTCGGGATCGACCGCGACGCCCGCGTGGTCGCGGCGGAGTCGGGGCGGACGTTCACGTACGACCACCTCGTGCTGGCGACGGGGTCGTACGCCTGGGTGCCGCCGATGGAGGGCGCCGACCTCGACGGCGTCTTCGTGTACCGGACCCTCGACGACGTGGCCGCGCTGCGGGGCTACGTCACCGGCCTCGCCGAGGAGCGGACCGTGCGCGGCGTCGTCCTCGGCGGCGGCCTGCTGGGGCTCGAGGCGGCGGGTGCGCTCGACGCGCTCGGCGTGCGGCCCACCGTCCTGCAGGTCGACACGCACCTGATGTCGGCGCAGGTGGACCTCGGGGGTGGCGAGGCGCTCCGGCGCCTGGTCAACCGGCTCGGCATCGGTGTGCGCACGCAGTCCAGGACGACGCGGGTCGTGCCGCACCGGCGCGGCGGCGTGGGCCGCGTGGAGCTGGCCGACGGCACGCGCCTCGACGCGGACGTCGTCGTGGTGGCCGCGGGTGTCCGCCCGCGCGACGAGCTGGGGCGCGGGTCGGGGCTGCCGATCGGGCCGCGCGGTGGTGTGGTCGTCGACGACACCTGCCTGACGTCGGACCCGCACGTGTCGGCCGTGGGCGAGGTCGCCTGCATCCAGGGCGCGTGCATCGGCCTGGTCGCGCCCGGCTACACGATGGCCGAGGTCACGGTCGACCGGCTCCTGGGGGGCGGCGCCGTGTACGCCGGTGCGGACACGGCCACCAAGCTCAAGCTCGCGGGCGTGGACGTCGCGAGCTTCGGCGACGCGTTCGCCCGGACCCCCGGCGCGCTCGAGGTGGTGTGGGCCGACCCGGTGGGCGGCGTGTACAAGAAGCTCGTCATGTCCGACGACGCCCGCACCCTGCTCGGCGGGGTCCTCGTCGGCGACGCCTCGGCGTACGCCAGCCTGCGGCCCATGGTCGGCCGTGAGCTGCCGGGCGACCCCGCCGCGTTCCTCCTCCCCGAGGGGGGCGCCGGGGCGCCGGACCTCGAGCTGCCCGACGACGCGAGCGTGTGCTCCTGCAACAACGTCTCCGCCGGCACGATCCGTCACGCCGTCGGCGAGGACGGCTGCCACGACCTCGGCGCCGTCAAGGCGTGCACGCGCGCCGGGACGAGCTGCGGGTCCTGCCTGCCGCTGGTCAAGAAGCTCATGGCCACCGAGCTCGGCAAGCTGGGGGTCACCGTCAGCAGCGCGCTGTGCGAGCACTTCGCGCTGTCGCGTGCGCAGCTCTACGACGCGGTCCGGGTCGCCGGCCTGCGCACCTTCACCGAGGTCGTCGAGAGGTTCGGCACCCACGGCCGCGGCTGCGACATCTGCCGCCCCGTCGTCGCGTCGATCCTCGCGACCACCGCCCCCGCGCACGTCCTCGACGGTGAGCGCGCCGCGCTGCAGGACACCAACGACCACGTCATGGCGAACCTGCAGAAGGACGGCTCGTACTCGGTCGTGCCGCGCATGGCCGGCGGCGAGGTCACCCCCGAGGGGCTCATCGCCGTCGGCGAGGTCGCCCGCGACTTCGGCCTCTACACCAAGATCACCGGCGGCCAGCGCGTCGACATGTTCGGGGCGCGCATCGACCAGCTGCCGCTGATCTGGCGGCGCCTGGTCGACGCGGGCTTCGAGTCCGGTCACGCGTACGGCAAGTCGCTGCGGACCGTGAAGTCGTGCGTCGGCTCGACGTGGTGCCGGTTCGGCGTGCAGGACTCGGTCGCGCTGGCCGTGATGCTCGAGCTGCGGTACCGCGGCCTGCGCTCGCCGCACAAGATCAAGCTGGGCGTCTCGGGCTGCGCGCGCGAGTGCGCCGAGGCCCGCGGCAAGGACGTCGGCGTCATCGCCACGGACAAGGGCTGGAACGTCTACGTGGGCGGCAACGGCGGCTTCACGCCGCGGCACGCGCGGCTGCTCGCCGAGGACCTGGACACCGACACCCTGGTGCGGACCATCGACCGCTTCCTGCTCTACTACGTGCGCACGGCGGACCGGCTGCAGCGCACGGCGCCCTGGATCGAGGAGGTCGAGGGCGGCCTGGACGGTGTGCGGGCGGTCGTCGTGGACGACGCCCTGGGCATCTGCGCCGACCTCGACGAGCAGATGGCGCGCCACGTCGAGGACTACGAGGACGAGTGGCGCTCGACGCTGGACGACCCCGAGAAGCTGCAGCGGTTCGCGTCGTTCGTCAACGCACCGGACGTACCCGATCCTTCCCTGGCGTACGTCCCCGAGCGCGGCCAGGTCCGCCCCGCGTCCGCCGACGAGCGCGCCGTGCTCGTCGCCGGCACCACCCTGGAGGTGCGCTCGTGA
- the cobA gene encoding uroporphyrinogen-III C-methyltransferase — translation MTALLGVELAGRPVLVVGGGPVAARRAEALADEGAHVHVVAPQLCEPLADLVVAGRARWSDREVVETDLDDVWLVHTATGERHTDTSVVAWASARHVFCVDAGGPRRPAAGTARTPAATRVGDVLVGVVSTTGADPRRSVQVRDRLAALLRAGDVDLRRRRAAPDRGRVVLVGGGPGDVGLLTVAGRRALAEADVVVADRLGPTDVLDELPADVEVIDVGKSPGHHPVPQDEINRILVEQAQRGRLVVRLKGGDPFVYGRGGEEVVACRAAGVAVTVVPGVSSAFAAAAAAGIPLTHRGVVGAVHVMNGTDGWSVAALTGLRDGSCTVVVLMGVAALPGLVRDALAGGADPDVPVAVVERATLADQRVTRAPLHEVTALCAARGVRSPAVVVLGEVTRPGLLDGHPDAPVDAAADPARMGA, via the coding sequence GTGACCGCGCTGCTCGGGGTCGAGCTGGCCGGGCGGCCCGTGCTCGTCGTCGGCGGGGGACCGGTGGCCGCGCGGCGCGCCGAGGCTCTCGCCGACGAGGGCGCGCACGTGCACGTCGTCGCACCGCAGCTGTGCGAGCCGCTCGCCGACCTCGTCGTCGCCGGGCGTGCCCGCTGGTCCGACCGTGAGGTCGTCGAGACCGACCTCGACGACGTGTGGCTCGTGCACACCGCGACGGGGGAGCGGCACACCGACACGTCGGTCGTCGCGTGGGCGTCCGCACGCCACGTGTTCTGCGTGGACGCCGGCGGTCCGCGGCGTCCCGCTGCGGGCACCGCACGCACGCCCGCGGCGACGCGCGTCGGTGACGTGCTCGTCGGTGTCGTGTCGACCACGGGCGCGGACCCGCGACGCAGCGTCCAGGTGCGCGACCGCCTCGCGGCGCTGCTGCGTGCCGGGGACGTCGACCTGCGGCGGCGCAGGGCGGCCCCCGACCGGGGACGGGTCGTGCTCGTCGGCGGAGGGCCGGGGGATGTGGGCCTGCTCACCGTCGCCGGGCGCCGCGCGCTGGCCGAGGCCGACGTCGTGGTCGCAGACCGGCTCGGTCCCACCGACGTGCTCGACGAGCTCCCGGCCGACGTCGAGGTGATCGACGTGGGCAAGTCGCCGGGGCACCACCCGGTGCCGCAGGACGAGATCAACCGGATCCTCGTCGAGCAGGCGCAGCGCGGACGCCTCGTGGTGCGGCTCAAGGGCGGCGACCCGTTCGTCTACGGGCGCGGCGGCGAGGAGGTCGTCGCCTGCCGGGCCGCGGGCGTGGCCGTCACGGTCGTGCCGGGCGTGAGCAGCGCCTTCGCCGCGGCCGCGGCGGCGGGCATCCCGCTGACCCACCGGGGCGTCGTCGGTGCGGTGCACGTCATGAACGGGACGGACGGCTGGTCCGTGGCCGCGCTGACGGGCCTGCGGGACGGCTCGTGCACCGTGGTCGTCCTCATGGGCGTCGCGGCGCTGCCGGGGCTCGTGCGCGACGCGCTCGCCGGCGGTGCGGACCCCGACGTCCCGGTCGCCGTCGTCGAGCGGGCCACGCTCGCCGACCAGCGCGTGACGCGGGCGCCGCTCCACGAGGTCACGGCGCTCTGCGCTGCCCGCGGGGTGCGCTCGCCCGCCGTGGTCGTGCTCGGCGAGGTCACCCGGCCCGGCCTCCTGGACGGCCACCCGGACGCACCGGTGGACGCGGCCGCCGACCCGGCGAGAATGGGCGCGTGA